The segment tgttttagatCCACCCCACCCTCTTGACCTGAACTGTACATCTTTAAACAAGACCGCTGTTCTGTTAACGTGGCGGAAACCTCTTGTTCTGCCGGGCGATGGAATCATTCGTGGATTTAATATTAACTATACTGACAGTAGATACAGAGAATTCTTCCTCTACAAAACACCAGACGCGTCTGCCACAGAAGCTGTCATTGAAAATCTCGAGCCGGCCACTGTCTATTACTTCCAAGCGTCTTCACGAACCAGGAAAACATTCGGAGGAGGCGGAGCCGTCGTTATGTGTAACACTAAAGCTGATGGTTTGTATATCCCTAACAAAACCCCCGCTTTTCCTCTATTATGATAGTCTGATGTCTAAATTTGTAATACGATGCATCTCTTTTCAGCTCCTTCCCAACCTAGAAACGTTCAGATCGAATTATCGAGATTAGATCCTCCACAACTGACAATCAAGTGGATCCccccatatcatacatatggaccacTGGATAACTATACTCTCCACTGGGGCGTCAAAAACGGAGCTCTCAGAAAAGAGAAAATCGAACCTTACAGACTACGTTGGGATTCAGATTATTTAGGTTGATCTCTTGTCAATAGCATATAAATTGTCGTTGTGAGCAAACCATTAAAATGGCATTAATCTTGAAAAACGGAGGTGTTGTAGGTGAATGGCTGACGAGAACAGTTCAGTTACGTTATTGTCATTTTCctgtacatgaaatattttgtatatttccaGATGACGCTACGGTTCACGAGTTTAAATTGTATGCTGTAAATTTAGAAGGATTCGGCGAACCTGCAGTAGTACAGTTCACTACACCAAAACGAGGTAATCTTCGCTGAATGAAAGAACTATTTTCTCATTGATATTTTTTCCTTACGAAGTAAGCAAATATAGAATACATACAAAATGCATGTACTGAAGCCTATAGTTACTGTTTGAGTTTTGTGTCTTCATGAGAGTGCTTTGCTTTATCACAGAAACGATTGTTCCACCAAACGTCACTGTAGACCGTGTTAAAGGACCAAACAACACGACCATGTTGAGGGTCAAATGGGATCCACCTAATCAACCTGTGGAGGGCTATAGAATTCTGTACAGGAAGTTTGAGTGGGTTTACACCGGAAGGTGGAAGCTGAAGGAGTTAAACGATCCTAACGCTTTGTCCACAGAGATTGTTGTTGACGAACCTAATTATTCACATATTGTTGTGGTCCGTGGTACCGCTAAACGCCAAAATCCAAATTACCCAATCATGGGAGGACAGATGGGAGGGCAGATGGGAGGTCAGATGGGAGGACAGAGGGGAGGACAGATGGGAGGTCAGATGGGAGGTCAGATGGGAGGCCAAATGATGAACAACCAAGCCCGTATGAACCAAGGACAACCAATGGTCGCCGGGATGATGAACCAGGCTGGAACGCCCCTAGCAGGGCAAATGAACATGCCAATGATGAGTGCCGGTATGAATGGCAACATGGGAGGAAATATGGGCGGAAATATGCCCATGAGTAACAATATGGGAGGAGGCATGAGTGGTGGTGTGAAAGTGGGTCCAGGACAAGGATCAAATCCCTTTGGAGGTCAAATGAGCATGCGTATGTCAGGTAATCAGCAACAACCCCCACAAGGTAATCAATTGCAACAACctataaaaatgaattcaatgtcACAACCCTTATCACAGGGCAAAATCCCGGAGCCACCCGGATTCAACAAAGGGGGATTTAATCAACCATTTAGAGCATAGAGAGACTGTGATGGTGAAAGGTtgggaaatatgattttaatgTTACTGTGAGTAGTTTTACAAAGATGTGCTTCGGTACATGGAAACGTCTGTGCTTTGAGGTGGTTTTACAAACTTATACGAGAATAAAATCTAACAATTTTGTGTTCACGTTCCCTTTAAAAAGGGATGATTTAAGAGTTCTTTTTGATGTAAACAAGAAATTAAGCAGTTAATGCAAAAACTATAGAACAAAACCGCCAATCCATGGCATGACAAACTTTGTGTTATGTCAgattatttgaataatttattcacttcctaggaggaataaggtaataaagtacaaaattaattttgatattggaATTTAAAGTCAATGTCTAGTTAATATGGGTTTGCATATATTTTTGCAATATCTCATATAACATTTGCATTActttaaatgatattaaaatttaattttgacttCTTTCTTTAGGCTAAACACCATCCATCATATCATGTAAATGTGTCCTGGAGTGCGGAGCGATCATCTCCATAAGAATATCATTCGAACGCGTATGGCGAAATGGTGTACATAATGCAGTCAAGCATTCAGGTGTGCACGGTCACTCGTGGTGGGTGACCAGACCAAATTCTGAAAAATAGACACATCGATAATATGTAACGTATTTATGAAATCATGCTCTTGTTTGTCtttgtagatctgtgtacaaaTAAACTGTAAAACACGATCTGTTTTCGTTTTCATTATAAAACACAACGGGCATGTAAGTAAGCATGCATTTTCAGTGATTTTTAATTATGATAGTACGTATTCATTTGACTGTTGCAGAAAATGCCATTGCTGGTTACAATCGGGTAATTTCCAATTGATTCATATATGTTTCTGATGAATTGAGTGAGAAAATATAAATGGGTACCATTTCTTCTTAACTACTTAAAAACCTTAACAAAATCACTTCTACATTTTTAAGTTATTCTATTAGTAGTGTTTCGAAGTCATATGCTTTGTATATGATATGCAAACTTGATAAAACACATGGGGATGATTTGCCATTTCGGATGCATACCTTATAATATCTAGACGTAAAGTATAGAAACTGTAGAAGATAAAGCACTGCACATTAGCGATTAGCCCCCTCTACAAACTCCAGGAAGTGTGGAATTCTATATCATTTTTTGAAATTCTATTTTAGACACATCTGTCGTCAGATTTAGTGCATGTCAAAACTTTCAAATGTCTTTGATGACAAGATTCCTAAATTTAGAAAAGTGAAATTAGTTGTCTTCTCCTGAATTAGCCAAGATACGCATTATGCATGCGTATCATTTGTAAAGTCTTTTTTGGCATGGACTTCGTATTATGCAATGTGTCCACCAAGAGGGTCATTCTCCATCgcaaaattttacaaatacaacaatATTGTAGTTTGTGGTCCACACGCGAGTTTATAGTGTAACATTTAGTAATTCCATTACCAACCCCATAAAATATTCTAGTGTATTTATTTCCCTTCCCAAAGTCACACCCTTGTATAAAACAGGAGagaaaaaacattaaaattacACAATCCAGTAAAATTCTCTGATTTTGCTCCGAAAATAAAATGCTTTAGTGATGGAGATTAGAGATGTTATCGTTATAAGATTTTGCATGCATAATGATTATCAATAGTAGATTGTCTCTTTCTTTTATTCCTTATCTAGAAGAAATTTGACAAACCTATAGCTTTTCAAACTGAATTGAAACCACCAAAGTTAGAAAATACACGGTGCATGGTTTTTCTGCTGTGCTTACGATAAGTTCGGCCCATAACGTAGATGCTTTGAATCCAGTTAGTACTTTTATATATCATTCCTAATCTATGCTAAGTCAACTCTAATTCAAAACTTTTCACA is part of the Ostrea edulis chromosome 2, xbOstEdul1.1, whole genome shotgun sequence genome and harbors:
- the LOC125682307 gene encoding fibronectin type III domain-containing protein 2-like isoform X2, whose translation is MVNSVGFRLFVIMCVCFQQLYAQNNFMAIQNHIDKIMMNARILSDIVQAEMTKQGLPSGPGVPPSANVAYSSFVDEVEGRLRVLEDTTASLTKQMNRCPNAPAPPAPPTNVIAESATSDNVSSIIVRWDPPNPVPDNLQYKVYFAAVDETGYQPQGEVVFKICDATQTSASITDLSPRSNYQVRVGTVAGVVTEASSVPQVIETPDIIPSTPQNLRIEGTTPNAVTLRWDSPDIAGVVTSYVLYYREEGGSPQMTETVKPPNLFYTVNDLSEGTRYQFDVAARSNNGEGPRSVPVEVKTIDFNPPHPLDLNCTSLNKTAVLLTWRKPLVLPGDGIIRGFNINYTDSRYREFFLYKTPDASATEAVIENLEPATVYYFQASSRTRKTFGGGGAVVMCNTKADAPSQPRNVQIELSRLDPPQLTIKWIPPYHTYGPLDNYTLHWGVKNGALRKEKIEPYRLRWDSDYLDDATVHEFKLYAVNLEGFGEPAVVQFTTPKRETIVPPNVTVDRVKGPNNTTMLRVKWDPPNQPVEGYRILYRKFEWVYTGRWKLKELNDPNALSTEIVVDEPNYSHIVVVRGTAKRQNPNYPIMGGQMGGQMGGQMGGQRGGQMGGQMGGQMGGQMMNNQARMNQGQPMVAGMMNQAGTPLAGQMNMPMMSAGMNGNMGGNMGGNMPMSNNMGGGMSGGVKVGPGQGSNPFGGQMSMRMSGNQQQPPQGNQLQQPIKMNSMSQPLSQGKIPEPPGFNKGGFNQPFRA
- the LOC125682307 gene encoding fibronectin type III domain-containing protein 2-like isoform X1 yields the protein MVNSVGFRLFVIMCVCFQQLYAQNNFMAIQNHIDKIMMNARILSDIVQAEMTKQGLPSGPGVPPSANVAYSSFVDEVEGRLRVLEDTTASLTKQMNRCPNAPAPPAPPTNVIAESATSDNVSSIIVRWDPPNPVPDNLQYKVYFAAVDETGYQPQGEVVFKICDATQTSASITDLSPRSNYQVRVGTVAGVVTEASSVPQVIETPDIIPSTPQNLRIEGTTPNAVTLRWDSPDIAGVVTSYVLYYREEGGSPQMTETVKPPNLFYTVNDLSEGTRYQFDVAARSNNGEGPRSVPVEVKTIDFNPPHPLDLNCTSLNKTAVLLTWRKPLVLPGDGIIRGFNINYTDSRYREFFLYKTPDASATEAVIENLEPATVYYFQASSRTRKTFGGGGAVVMCNTKADAPSQPRNVQIELSRLDPPQLTIKWIPPYHTYGPLDNYTLHWGVKNGALRKEKIEPYRLRWDSDYLDDATVHEFKLYAVNLEGFGEPAVVQFTTPKRETIVPPNVTVDRVKGPNNTTMLRVKWDPPNQPVEGYRILYRKFEWVYTGRWKLKELNDPNALSTEIVVDEPNYSHIVVVRGTAKRQNPNYPIMGGQMGGQMGGQMGGQRGGQMGGQMGGQMGGQMMNNQARMNQGQPMVAGMMNQAGTPLAGQMNMPMMSAGMNGNMGGNMGGNMPMSNNMGGGMSGGVKVGPGQGSNPFGGQMSMRMSG